A genome region from Arachis duranensis cultivar V14167 chromosome 8, aradu.V14167.gnm2.J7QH, whole genome shotgun sequence includes the following:
- the LOC107461294 gene encoding uncharacterized protein LOC107461294, giving the protein MIPCTLGDACTRIALCDLGASIKLIPTLLIKKLCLTDEVKLTRICLQLAVGSIKIPLGVIEDMIVRVGPFAFPTDFVVLDMEGHRSASLIIGRPFLVTRRTLIDVEKGEIILRVNEKKFVLNAIKAMQYPDIPKECISIDLIDSLVEEVNMAESLKEELDDILDDTQPDSEEPLETSEEKEKPPKLSLCHYLPP; this is encoded by the coding sequence atgataccatgcactcTAGGTGATGCTTGTACAAGGATAGCTCTATGcgaccttggagcaagcatcaaacTAATACCTACTTTACTAATAAAGAAGCTTTGTttgactgatgaagtcaaaCTAACCCGCATATGCCTTCAACTTGCTGTTGGTTCTATTAAGATACCATTAGGAGTAAtcgaagacatgattgtcaggGTGGGACCCTTTGcttttcccactgactttgtggtgttgGACATGGAAGGGCACAGGAGTGCATCCCTTATcataggaagacccttcctagttACAAGACGGACCCTCattgatgttgaaaaaggggaaATAATCTTAAGAGTCAATGAGAAAAAGTTCGTACTGAATGCTATCAAGGCTATGCAGTATCCAGACATTCCTAAGGAATGCATAAGCATTGAcctcattgattccctggtggaagaggtcaacaTGGCTGAAAGCCTCAAGGAAGAGCTAGATGATATCCTTGATGACACTCAGCCTGATTCAGAGGAACCTCTGGAAACCTCtgaggaaaaagagaagccTCCAAAGTTGAGCTTATGCCATTATCTTcctccctaa